AAAATTCTCTATCGCCGAGTATTCCATGCCTAAAAAAGAGTACAGCGATCATGAGTATGATAGAGAAAATCAACATTCTCATACCAGAGATACCAGGAATAGTAATACCAAAGATCTTCATTGGTGTTTCGACAATCCTCAGCCATTCCATCAAGAACGCAATCAAAACTCCTGAAATTACTGTTCCTGTTATACTTCCAAGCCCTCCAAGTAAAACTATAAGGACTATCTGAAAAGTGAGCATTATATTAAAGGCATTTGGATCGATTGTCATAACTAAACTCCCAAGTAATCCCCCAGCTATTCCCGCAAAGAAAGCCCCAACCACAAAGGCAAGAGTTTTATGACGAAAGAGATTCACACCCATCGCTTCTGCAGCCTCTTCGTTATCTCTAATCGCTTTTAATGCCCTTCCGTAACTTGAATCAATCAATCTTTTTATGAAAAATATGGTGAATACCGCCCAACCCCAGCTCCACCAAAGGTTCGTATATGTAGGTAACCCCTTCAAACCCAGGGGTCCATTAGTTATACTTTGCAAGTTATTGAACAATACTCTTATTATTTCAGAAAAACCATAAGTGACTATTGCAAGATAGTCACCCTTGACTCTCATACATGGCGCTCCAACGAGAAAACCAGCACATGCAGCGAGTAATCCTCCTATGAGTAATGCTGGGAAAAATGGTATTTGAATTTGATTCAATGGCCATATCAATGGTTTTATGAAAAAATTCATCGCCTTCAATTCTGGTGTCATATAAAGTAAAGCAGATGTGTAAGCACCTATGGCCATAAATCCAGCGTGACCCAAAGAAAATTGTCCAGTGAATCCATTTATGAGGTTAAGACTTACTCCAAGAATGACATATATCGCGGCTACGTTCATAATTCTTACAATGTATGCATCAAAATTTGTTTGTGCATAGTGAATAAACAAGAAAAACAGAACAAGCAAAGATATCGTGAACCAAAATGATCGTTTCTTGTACACACATATACCTCCTATGCCTCACCAAATAAACCAGTTGGTTTAAATAGAAGTACAAAAACCAACACGATGAAAATAAATGCATCACGATACCCTGCCAGATCTGGAAGGAATGCAACAAGCATTATAGAAATCATCCCAATTAGAAAGCCTCCTGTCATAGCTCCTTTGATACTACCAACTCCTCCTATTATCGCCGCTGTGAAGGCACGCCATCCAGGGAAAACACCCATGAACGGCCATATTTGCGGATAACGTAAAGCCCAGAATATAGCACTTATCGCTGCCAGGCTCGAGCCAATTGCAAATGTGAAAGTAATGGTTTTGTCTACGTTTATTCCCATTAGTCTTGCTGTATCAAAATCATGTGAAAGTGCCCTCATTGCAAGTCCCATTTTAGTTTTATACACAAGATAATTCAGAAACAAGAGTACAGCTATTGAAACAACGATTGTCACGATAGTTACAAGTTGTATCCTAACTCCTCCGATATTCAAGGTTTTATTCAAAATCTGCGGCTGATAAAACGGTTTTTGCCTACCACCGAAAACAACTGTGGCGAAGTTTTCAAGTAGAAAAGACATACCTATAGCAGAGCACAATGAAGAAATTCTCGGGGCATCTCTCAAAGGTTTATAAGCAACCTTTTCGATTGATATTCCAAGTAATGCTGTGAGAAATATCGCACATAAAAAAGATAACCACCATGGAAATGAAAAGAGTGCTATTCCATAATAGACAAAAAAACAAGCCATCATAAATATATCTCCATGGGCAAAATTCACAAGTTTCACAACACCATAGACTAAGGTATATCCAATTGCAACAAGACCAAAAACAAAACCAAGTGCAACTCCATTTGCCAAGTGTTGTAGAAACAACGTCCAACTCATCAAGGCACCCCCAAGAAATGTGCAGGCTTAAAGCCTGCACATTCTCTATTCCGTTGGTCTTACTGTTGTCACATAGACAAATTTTCCATCTTTCACAACTCTTATAACTGCATCTTTTATGGCATCTCCATTTTGATCTAATGTGATATAACCAGTTGCACCTTCAAAGTTTTTGGTAGCCGCAAGCGCATCTCTTATTGCTTTTGGATCGGGTTTTCCTGCTCTTTTAATTGCGTCTACAACCAACATATAAGCGTCATAACCGAGAGCTGCAAAAGCACTCGGATCTTTGCCATACTTTTCTCTGAACGATTTAATGAACTCTGCTGCCTTAGGTGTAGTCGTGGCTTCTGTATCAAAGTGTGTACTGAAATAACTTCCTTCCACGGCTTTGCCTCCAACTTCGAGAAATTCCGGTGCTTCCCAGGTATCACCACCCAAGAAAATCTGTTTCATTCCAAGCTCACGTGCCTGTTTTATAATGAGAGCAGCTTCACCGTATGCTGCAGCAGGAATAAAGATAACATCTGGATTCTTACTGTTTGCGAAGGTTAACTGTGCAGTGAAATCTTGGTCTCCAGTTTGATAGGAAATCACTCCCAAAACTGATTTGTTGTTTTTAGTCAACTTTTTGAAAGCTTCTTGGAAATAATGTGACAAACCCACAGAATAATCTGAAGCAATATCTTGAATGACAACAGCAGTTTTAGCGCCAAGTTTTTCGACAGCAAATTGTGCCATAACTGTACCCTGGAATGGATCGATGAAACATACTCTGAAAGCAAATGGTTTTCCAAGAGTCACCAGTGGATTTGTTGGAGAGCATCCAACCATAGGCACCCCGAGCTTGTTCGCAACTTCACTTCCAGGTATTGCAACAGCACTTCCATAACTACCTATTATTGCAACAGCTTTGTGATATTCGATCAACCTGGCAACTGCATTAGAAGCCTCTACTTTGTCACTTTTGTTATCAACAAGTACGAGTTCAATAGGTCTTCCCAAAACTTCCTTCACTTGTTCATGTGCAAGATAGACGCCTTCCATGGTCATCTGACCACCCGCAGCGTAAGGACCCGTCATGGGTTCATATACACCTATAACAATGGGTTCAGCAGCAAAAACCACTGATGCAACTAAAAGCAAAGGAATAACCCATCTCATGAAAAACACCCCCTTTACGTGTGAAAAAAATCTCATAATTGTTAATAAATTTACTCAGCCGAGAAACATTATAACATATTTTTACAGAAATTACTTCTTGACTTAGAGCTTACTCTCAGGTTTATTATGGCATTACCAAATACATTTGTGTATATAGGAGGGATCAGCATGCAAAAAGTAGTTTTGAACAACGGCGTTGAAATGCCAATACTGGGCTATGGTGTTTTTCAGATTACCGACCCAACACAATGCGAACAGTGTGTTTATGAAGCCATCGAGGTAGGCTATCGACTGATCGATACGGCAGCATCCTACATGAACGAAGAAGCGGTTGGTAAGGCTATTAAGAGGGCAATCCAGGAAGGAATTGTAAAGAGAGAAGATCTATTCATTACTACAAAGCTATGGATAAAAGACGCAGGTTATGAGTCGACAAAGAAAGCATTTGAAAAATCACTTAAAAGGCTTCGGCTTGACTATATCGATCTTTACTTGATTCATCAACCATTTGGTGATGTTCATTGCACCTGGAAAGCTATGGAGGAGCTCTATCGTGAAGGATTGATTAGAGCAATAGGTGTTAGTAATTTTCATCCAGATCGTTTGATGGATCTAATAGTTCACCATGATATAGTTCCTGCGGTGAACCAGGTTGAGATACATCCATTTTACCACCAAACAAAAAGTGTCGAATTCATGAAGAAATACAATATCCAACCAGAAGCTTGGGCTCCGTTTGCAGAAGGTAGGAACAACATCTTTCAAAATGAGATTTTGACATCAATGGCCAAAAAGTATAATAAAACAGTTGCTCAAGTCATCTTGCGTTGGTTAATTCAAAGAGATATTGTTGCAATCCCGAAAACTGTGCACAGAGAAAGGATGATTGAGAACATTAACATTTTCGATTTTGAGTTGAGTCAAGAGGATATGGAGAAAATTGCAATGCTGGATAAAAATGAAAGTGCATTCTTTTCACATACAGATCCAGAAATCGTCAAATGGATTTGCTCACTCAGAAGATAATTTATTAGCATATCCCAAAGGAAGGTGAGTAGATGAGAAGAATAGTGATTATTATCGAATTGGTATTGATCATAATACTATTTGTTATCAGTGGCAATGCGGAGGGATTTTTGACTGAGGTGACAGAAAAGAATGTGACAATAAGAGAAAATAAGAAAACAATTCAGAATGTCGTGATTCCAAAGATGATTGAAGAAATTCCTAACGATTATTTTAAAGCATCGGAGCAGCCAGGAACATTGATAGATCTATACTACGATACATATGAATCCTTTTCTTATGAGAAAAAATCAAGACCACTTAAAAAACATGCGATTGTATATCTTCCGTATGGTTATAACGAAAATCAGAAATATGACGTATTTTATTTGATGCACGGTGGTTGGGGAGATGAAACAACAATGCTCGGAACTCCGGCTAAACCATCCTCCTTTAAAAATGTCATTGACAATGCAATCGCTGCAGGCGAGATCAACCCACTGATCATAGTATGTCCGACTTATAATAATACAAATGAAAATGGATTGGATTCTGCCAACTTTTCTCTGGCGATGCAACTGACGAGAAATTACCATAAAGAATTATTAAATGATCTTATCCCTGCGGTGGAAGGAACGTATAGCACCTATGCTGCAGGTACATCTAAAGAAGATCTTATCGCTTCCCGTGATCACCGGGGATTCGGTGGATTTTCAATGGGTGCAGTCGCAACTTGGCGAATATTTCAATATGGACTTGATTACTTTCGTTATTTCTTGCCAATGAGTTGTGGAACAACCCTTGATGACGAAAATATCTTTTCTGCAGCTAAATGGCATAACCCTTATGATTATTTTGTTTTTATAATGACAGGGACCAATGATTTTGCATACAGTTATGATAAAGCAAGAATGGAACTCATGAGATCTTCTCCTTATTTTATCGACATTGATGACAGTGTAGATGGTAATTTTGCATTTCGCATTAAACAAGGCTATTCCCATGATATGAGAGCCGCGATGGAATATATCTATAACGGGTTGAAAGCATTTTGGGGTGTTCAAGATGAGATTAAAGGACAATCGGAGAATAATTTGAACTTGAGAAAAAACCAATCTCGAAAAATTTTTACTGCAAATACAAAAATCGAAGATGTAATAAAAGATCCAGCTTTTAAGGATTTTGGTAGATTTCTTTTTCCAACTAACAAAAATTACTATAGTGGAAATACTCTTGGGGAACTTTCACTTATGTGGTATAACAACATTAATCCAAATAAAACAGTGGAAATTGTAAATTACTTGAAAGAAAAGGCTGATTCAGGCGAAACCATTTTCTATGATATCTATTCCAATGAAGAAAAATTACAAGATCCAAGCAAAAAAGACACAGGGTTATTTTTCTTTCGTGGCAAAACAGGATCAAAAACAGCAATTATTTGTGCAGGCGGAGGGTTTGTATATGTTGGCGCAATGCAGGATAGTTTTCCACACGCTCTTGAACTGAGTAA
The DNA window shown above is from Thermotoga profunda AZM34c06 and carries:
- a CDS encoding branched-chain amino acid ABC transporter permease; the protein is MSWTLFLQHLANGVALGFVFGLVAIGYTLVYGVVKLVNFAHGDIFMMACFFVYYGIALFSFPWWLSFLCAIFLTALLGISIEKVAYKPLRDAPRISSLCSAIGMSFLLENFATVVFGGRQKPFYQPQILNKTLNIGGVRIQLVTIVTIVVSIAVLLFLNYLVYKTKMGLAMRALSHDFDTARLMGINVDKTITFTFAIGSSLAAISAIFWALRYPQIWPFMGVFPGWRAFTAAIIGGVGSIKGAMTGGFLIGMISIMLVAFLPDLAGYRDAFIFIVLVFVLLFKPTGLFGEA
- a CDS encoding aldo/keto reductase; the encoded protein is MQKVVLNNGVEMPILGYGVFQITDPTQCEQCVYEAIEVGYRLIDTAASYMNEEAVGKAIKRAIQEGIVKREDLFITTKLWIKDAGYESTKKAFEKSLKRLRLDYIDLYLIHQPFGDVHCTWKAMEELYREGLIRAIGVSNFHPDRLMDLIVHHDIVPAVNQVEIHPFYHQTKSVEFMKKYNIQPEAWAPFAEGRNNIFQNEILTSMAKKYNKTVAQVILRWLIQRDIVAIPKTVHRERMIENINIFDFELSQEDMEKIAMLDKNESAFFSHTDPEIVKWICSLRR
- a CDS encoding ABC transporter substrate-binding protein; the protein is MRWVIPLLLVASVVFAAEPIVIGVYEPMTGPYAAGGQMTMEGVYLAHEQVKEVLGRPIELVLVDNKSDKVEASNAVARLIEYHKAVAIIGSYGSAVAIPGSEVANKLGVPMVGCSPTNPLVTLGKPFAFRVCFIDPFQGTVMAQFAVEKLGAKTAVVIQDIASDYSVGLSHYFQEAFKKLTKNNKSVLGVISYQTGDQDFTAQLTFANSKNPDVIFIPAAAYGEAALIIKQARELGMKQIFLGGDTWEAPEFLEVGGKAVEGSYFSTHFDTEATTTPKAAEFIKSFREKYGKDPSAFAALGYDAYMLVVDAIKRAGKPDPKAIRDALAATKNFEGATGYITLDQNGDAIKDAVIRVVKDGKFVYVTTVRPTE
- a CDS encoding branched-chain amino acid ABC transporter permease, whose amino-acid sequence is MYKKRSFWFTISLLVLFFLFIHYAQTNFDAYIVRIMNVAAIYVILGVSLNLINGFTGQFSLGHAGFMAIGAYTSALLYMTPELKAMNFFIKPLIWPLNQIQIPFFPALLIGGLLAACAGFLVGAPCMRVKGDYLAIVTYGFSEIIRVLFNNLQSITNGPLGLKGLPTYTNLWWSWGWAVFTIFFIKRLIDSSYGRALKAIRDNEEAAEAMGVNLFRHKTLAFVVGAFFAGIAGGLLGSLVMTIDPNAFNIMLTFQIVLIVLLGGLGSITGTVISGVLIAFLMEWLRIVETPMKIFGITIPGISGMRMLIFSIILMIAVLFFRHGILGDREFSWEGVLSIFKKGHSKEGE
- a CDS encoding alpha/beta hydrolase-fold protein, which encodes MTIRENKKTIQNVVIPKMIEEIPNDYFKASEQPGTLIDLYYDTYESFSYEKKSRPLKKHAIVYLPYGYNENQKYDVFYLMHGGWGDETTMLGTPAKPSSFKNVIDNAIAAGEINPLIIVCPTYNNTNENGLDSANFSLAMQLTRNYHKELLNDLIPAVEGTYSTYAAGTSKEDLIASRDHRGFGGFSMGAVATWRIFQYGLDYFRYFLPMSCGTTLDDENIFSAAKWHNPYDYFVFIMTGTNDFAYSYDKARMELMRSSPYFIDIDDSVDGNFAFRIKQGYSHDMRAAMEYIYNGLKAFWGVQDEIKGQSENNLNLRKNQSRKIFTANTKIEDVIKDPAFKDFGRFLFPTNKNYYSGNTLGELSLMWYNNINPNKTVEIVNYLKEKADSGETIFYDIYSNEEKLQDPSKKDTGLFFFRGKTGSKTAIICAGGGFVYVGAMQDSFPHALELSKKGYNAFALIYRPGAQTGCEDLARAIAFLYENADELGIDMKDYSLWGGSAGARLVTWLGSYGTENFGEKQYPRPAVVIMQYTGLSEVTGKEPPTFACVGTNDWIVPYKVMEDRINKIRKNGIDAEIKIFPGLSHGFGLGEGTIAEGWINDAIKFWEKHMKK